One Massilia sp. 9096 genomic window carries:
- a CDS encoding YSC84-related protein has product MSVGLQIGAQSKGMMFLFMTQDSLRKFQASHGWSAGADASVALLHTGANGELDLTGVTSPALAVVMTNAGLMENLGLEGSKITRRAR; this is encoded by the coding sequence GTGTCCGTCGGCCTGCAGATCGGCGCGCAGTCGAAGGGCATGATGTTCCTCTTCATGACGCAAGACAGCCTCCGGAAATTCCAGGCCAGTCATGGATGGTCGGCCGGGGCCGACGCATCGGTCGCGCTGCTGCATACCGGCGCCAATGGCGAACTCGACCTCACGGGCGTGACCAGTCCCGCGCTGGCCGTGGTGATGACCAACGCCGGGTTGATGGAGAACCTCGGCCTGGAAGGATCGAAGATCACCCGGCGGGCGCGCTGA
- a CDS encoding argininosuccinate synthase yields MSDIKKVVLAYSGGLDTSVILKWLQDHYNCEIVTFTADLGQGEELEPARAKAIKFGIKPENIYIDDVREEFVRDFVFPMFRANTVYEGEYLLGTSIARPLIAKRLIEIANQTGADAISHGATGKGNDQVRFELGAYALKPDVKIIAPWREWDLLSREKLLKYAEDAGIDIDMKHKNGGAPYSMDANLLHISFEGRHLENPSAEAEESMWRWTVSPEQAPNEPEYLDIEFAGGDIVGLNGTKMSPAQVLTELNRVGGKHGIGRLDLVENRYVGMKSRGCYETPGGTIMLRAHRAIESITLDREVAHLKDDLMPRYASLIYNGYWWSPERVALQTLIDHTQKNVNGWVRVKLYKGNVIVVSRDSKTDSLFDMNIATFDEDGGAYNQADAGGFIKLNALRMRIAAKARAKRGQ; encoded by the coding sequence ATGAGCGACATTAAAAAAGTAGTCCTCGCCTACTCCGGCGGCCTCGACACCTCGGTCATCCTGAAATGGCTGCAGGATCACTACAACTGCGAAATCGTCACCTTCACCGCCGACCTCGGCCAGGGCGAAGAGCTGGAACCGGCGCGCGCCAAGGCCATCAAGTTCGGCATCAAGCCTGAGAACATCTACATCGACGACGTGCGCGAAGAGTTCGTGCGCGACTTCGTGTTCCCGATGTTCCGCGCCAACACCGTGTACGAAGGCGAATACCTGCTGGGCACCTCGATCGCGCGTCCGCTGATCGCCAAGCGCCTGATCGAGATCGCCAACCAGACCGGCGCCGACGCCATCTCGCACGGCGCGACCGGCAAGGGCAACGACCAGGTCCGCTTCGAGCTGGGCGCCTACGCGCTCAAACCCGACGTCAAGATCATCGCCCCGTGGCGCGAGTGGGACCTGCTGTCGCGCGAGAAGCTGCTGAAGTACGCGGAAGACGCCGGCATCGACATCGACATGAAGCACAAGAACGGCGGCGCGCCGTACTCGATGGACGCCAACCTGCTGCACATCTCCTTCGAAGGCCGCCACCTGGAAAACCCGAGCGCGGAAGCCGAGGAATCGATGTGGCGCTGGACCGTGTCGCCGGAACAGGCGCCGAACGAGCCGGAATACCTCGACATCGAGTTCGCGGGCGGCGACATCGTCGGCCTCAACGGCACCAAGATGAGCCCGGCGCAAGTGCTGACCGAGCTGAACCGCGTGGGCGGCAAGCACGGCATCGGCCGCCTCGACCTGGTGGAAAACCGCTACGTCGGCATGAAGTCGCGCGGCTGCTACGAAACCCCGGGCGGCACCATCATGCTGCGCGCCCACCGCGCGATCGAATCGATCACGCTGGACCGCGAAGTGGCGCACCTGAAGGACGACCTGATGCCGCGCTACGCCAGCCTGATCTACAACGGCTACTGGTGGAGCCCGGAGCGCGTCGCGCTCCAGACCCTGATCGACCACACGCAGAAGAACGTCAACGGCTGGGTGCGTGTCAAGCTGTACAAGGGCAACGTGATCGTGGTCTCGCGCGACTCGAAGACCGATTCGCTGTTCGACATGAACATCGCGACCTTCGATGAAGACGGCGGCGCCTACAACCAGGCGGACGCGGGCGGCTTCATCAAGCTGAACGCGCTGCGCATGCGGATCGCGGCCAAGGCGCGCGCCAAGCGCGGCCAATAA
- the argF gene encoding ornithine carbamoyltransferase, translated as MAGTNPTNIKHFLQFSDFTRDEFEYLIERAAIIKRKFKNYEIYHPLVDRTLVMVFDKNSTRTRLSFEAGMHQLGGAAIFLSTRDSQLGRGEPVEDAGQVMSRMCDILMVRTFGHDIIERFAAHSRVPVINGLTNEHHPCQVLADIFTFYEHRGPIAGKTVAWIGDANNMLYSWLQAAEVFGFHLNVSTPKGYDMDPALVATGNYTFFENPSDACAGAHLINTDVWTSMGFEKENAERLKAFDGFMVDAPKMAKASPDALFMHCLPAHRGEEVAAEVIDGPQSVVWDEAENRLHVQKALIEYLLLGRIEDK; from the coding sequence ATGGCTGGCACGAATCCAACGAACATCAAACACTTCCTGCAGTTCTCCGACTTCACCCGCGACGAGTTCGAGTACCTGATCGAACGCGCCGCCATCATCAAGCGCAAGTTCAAGAACTACGAGATCTACCACCCGCTGGTCGACCGCACGCTGGTCATGGTGTTCGACAAGAATTCGACCCGCACCCGCCTGAGTTTCGAAGCCGGCATGCACCAGCTGGGCGGCGCCGCGATCTTCCTGAGCACGCGCGACAGCCAGCTCGGCCGCGGCGAGCCGGTCGAGGACGCCGGCCAGGTCATGAGCCGCATGTGCGACATCCTGATGGTGCGCACCTTCGGCCACGACATCATCGAGCGTTTCGCGGCGCATTCGCGCGTCCCGGTGATCAACGGCCTGACCAACGAGCACCATCCCTGCCAGGTGCTGGCCGACATCTTCACCTTCTACGAGCACCGCGGCCCGATCGCCGGCAAGACGGTGGCCTGGATCGGCGACGCCAACAACATGCTGTACTCGTGGCTGCAGGCGGCCGAAGTATTCGGCTTCCACCTGAACGTGTCGACGCCCAAGGGCTACGACATGGACCCGGCGCTGGTCGCCACCGGCAACTACACCTTCTTCGAGAACCCCTCGGACGCCTGCGCCGGCGCGCACCTGATCAACACCGACGTCTGGACCAGCATGGGTTTTGAAAAGGAAAACGCCGAGCGCCTGAAAGCCTTCGACGGCTTCATGGTCGACGCGCCGAAGATGGCGAAAGCCAGCCCGGACGCGCTGTTCATGCATTGCCTGCCGGCCCACCGCGGCGAGGAAGTCGCGGCCGAGGTCATCGACGGACCGCAGTCGGTGGTCTGGGACGAGGCCGAGAACCGCCTGCACGTGCAGAAGGCGCTGATCGAATACCTGCTGCTCGGCCGCATCGAAGATAAATAA
- the rsgA gene encoding ribosome small subunit-dependent GTPase A: MNKPTRPMNQQDALTGTVVAAHGRHYLADVGSDGHPEFLQCVTRGKKTNVAVGDVVHLQRTSNDQAVIEKIAERSTLLYRSDQYKSKLLAANLTRLFIVIATEPSFSDDLVSRALVACEAAGIEAHLILNKVDVEEGLARARERASLYTGMGYPLHEVSARARPEEAVAVLEPLLQDQSSIFIGQSGMGKSSLINLLVPDADIATREISEVLDTGKHTTTFTRLYRLPAGGNIIDSPGFQEFGLYHLSEGMLERAFVDFKPYLGGCKYYNCRHLAEPQCAILEAVAEGKIARLRHELYAQLLHESAQTLY; this comes from the coding sequence ATGAACAAACCCACCAGGCCGATGAACCAACAGGACGCGCTGACCGGCACCGTGGTCGCCGCCCACGGGCGCCACTACCTGGCCGACGTCGGCTCGGACGGCCACCCCGAGTTCCTGCAATGCGTCACGCGCGGCAAGAAGACCAACGTCGCGGTCGGCGACGTCGTGCACCTGCAGCGCACCTCGAACGACCAGGCCGTGATCGAAAAGATCGCCGAGCGCAGCACGCTGCTGTACCGCTCCGACCAGTACAAGAGCAAGCTGCTGGCGGCCAACCTGACGCGCCTGTTCATCGTGATCGCGACCGAGCCGAGCTTCTCGGACGACCTGGTCTCGCGCGCGCTGGTCGCGTGCGAGGCGGCCGGCATCGAAGCCCACCTGATCCTCAACAAGGTCGACGTCGAAGAGGGCCTGGCGCGTGCGCGCGAGCGTGCCAGCCTGTACACCGGCATGGGCTACCCGCTGCACGAAGTCTCGGCCAGGGCGCGCCCCGAAGAGGCGGTCGCCGTGCTCGAGCCGCTGCTGCAGGACCAGTCGTCGATCTTCATCGGCCAGTCCGGCATGGGCAAGTCCTCGCTGATCAATCTGCTGGTGCCGGACGCCGACATCGCCACGCGCGAGATCTCGGAAGTGCTCGACACCGGCAAGCACACGACCACGTTCACGCGCCTGTACCGCCTGCCCGCCGGCGGCAACATCATCGACTCGCCGGGCTTCCAGGAATTCGGCCTGTACCACCTGAGCGAAGGCATGCTGGAGCGCGCTTTCGTCGACTTCAAGCCGTATCTTGGCGGCTGCAAGTACTACAACTGCCGCCACCTAGCCGAGCCGCAATGCGCGATCCTCGAGGCGGTCGCCGAGGGCAAGATCGCCAGGCTGCGCCACGAGCTGTACGCGCAGCTGCTGCACGAATCGGCGCAAACATTGTACTGA
- a CDS encoding 4a-hydroxytetrahydrobiopterin dehydratase: protein MSADLLARHATHGAAALDDAAVEALLPAVPCWRMEAAPDTGVRLVRDFAFLDYMETIAFVNALAWMVHREDHHPDLQVGYRRCTASWTTHSAGNRLSENDFICAARADAIYAGRTGA from the coding sequence ATGAGCGCCGATCTCCTCGCCCGCCACGCCACCCACGGCGCAGCGGCGCTGGACGATGCGGCCGTCGAAGCGCTGCTGCCGGCCGTGCCCTGCTGGCGCATGGAGGCCGCGCCGGACACCGGCGTGCGCCTGGTGCGCGACTTCGCCTTCCTCGACTACATGGAAACCATCGCCTTCGTGAACGCGCTGGCCTGGATGGTCCACCGTGAAGACCACCATCCCGACCTGCAAGTCGGCTACAGGCGCTGTACGGCCAGCTGGACCACGCACTCGGCCGGCAACCGCCTGTCCGAGAACGACTTCATCTGCGCGGCCCGGGCCGACGCGATCTACGCGGGACGGACCGGCGCATGA
- a CDS encoding M48 family metallopeptidase — MLSSAFSVLFVVFFLLTLALRYWLARRHIRHVLAHRDRVPAEFAARIPLDAHRKAADYTVARTRYALIHTLWSSAVLIGFTLLGGLQALSNTILHLLGPGMMHQIGLVVAYTVVAGMLDLPFGYWFQFVLEQRFGFNKMTVGLWLADMVKGTLLGAVIGLPLLWLVLTLMDKAGSLWWLYTWAVWCGFQLLAMVLYPSVIAPMFNKFTPLSDDSLKARIEGLMARVGFASKGLFVMDGSKRSSHGNAYFSGFGANKRIVFFDTLLERLAPSEIEAVLAHELGHFKLKHIVKRIVVMFALSLAFLALLGWLKEQVWFYEGLGVHPILGQANDAMALLLFMLALPVFTFPFAPLSSISSRKHEFEADAFAASHADAGDLVSALVKMYEDNASTLTPDPIHSAFYDSHPPASVRIRHLQTAGAA, encoded by the coding sequence ATGCTTTCATCCGCGTTTTCGGTTTTGTTCGTCGTTTTTTTCTTGCTGACGCTGGCGCTGCGCTACTGGCTGGCGCGCCGCCACATCCGCCACGTGCTGGCGCACCGTGACCGCGTGCCGGCCGAATTCGCCGCCAGGATCCCGCTCGACGCCCACCGCAAAGCCGCCGACTACACCGTCGCCAGGACGCGCTACGCCCTGATCCATACGCTGTGGAGCAGCGCGGTACTGATCGGCTTCACGCTGCTGGGCGGCCTGCAGGCCCTCTCGAACACGATCCTGCACCTGCTGGGACCCGGCATGATGCACCAGATCGGGCTGGTGGTCGCGTACACCGTCGTCGCCGGGATGCTCGACCTGCCGTTCGGCTACTGGTTCCAGTTCGTGCTGGAACAACGCTTCGGCTTCAACAAGATGACCGTGGGGCTGTGGCTGGCCGACATGGTCAAGGGCACGCTGCTGGGCGCCGTGATCGGCCTGCCGCTGCTGTGGCTCGTGCTGACGCTCATGGACAAGGCCGGCAGCCTGTGGTGGCTCTACACCTGGGCGGTCTGGTGCGGCTTCCAGCTGCTGGCGATGGTGCTCTACCCGAGCGTCATCGCGCCGATGTTCAACAAGTTCACGCCGCTGTCCGACGACAGCCTCAAGGCCCGCATCGAAGGCTTGATGGCGCGCGTCGGCTTTGCCTCCAAGGGCCTGTTCGTGATGGACGGCAGCAAGCGCTCGAGCCACGGCAACGCCTACTTTTCCGGCTTCGGCGCCAACAAGCGCATCGTGTTCTTCGACACCCTGCTCGAGCGCCTGGCACCGTCCGAGATCGAGGCCGTGCTGGCGCACGAGCTGGGCCACTTCAAGCTCAAGCACATCGTCAAGCGCATCGTCGTGATGTTCGCGCTGTCGCTGGCCTTCCTGGCGCTGCTCGGCTGGCTCAAGGAGCAGGTCTGGTTCTACGAGGGCCTGGGCGTGCACCCGATCCTGGGCCAGGCCAACGATGCGATGGCGCTGCTGCTGTTCATGCTGGCGCTGCCGGTGTTCACCTTCCCGTTCGCGCCGCTGTCCTCGATCAGCTCGCGCAAGCACGAGTTCGAAGCCGACGCTTTCGCCGCCAGCCACGCCGATGCCGGCGACCTGGTCTCGGCCCTGGTCAAGATGTACGAGGACAACGCCTCGACGCTGACGCCGGACCCGATCCACTCGGCCTTCTACGATTCGCATCCGCCGGCCTCGGTGCGCATCCGCCACCTGCAGACGGCGGGGGCGGCATGA